A part of Candidatus Methylomirabilis tolerans genomic DNA contains:
- a CDS encoding NADH-quinone oxidoreductase subunit M, with protein sequence MNALEFPILSLMTYLPLVGIVVLALLPKESKNGIRWTALAFTVADLLVSLWIPAYFDSTTAEMQFVEKVSWIPSIGVTYFFGLDGITLWLVMLTTSLSVITVVCSWESVSMRLKEYYAFMLMLETGMLGVFFSMDFFLFYIFWEVMLVPMYFLIGIWGSDRRLYSAIKFFLYTLFGGVIMLLGILAVYFYHGAETGTYTFDIFELMKVSYPSTPVVTLLGIPLSFQDLVWLAFFLGFAIKVPMFPFHTWLPDAHTDAPTAGSVILAGVLLKMGTYGFIRFNLPMLPEATQHFVPMIMTLSIIAIIYGALVCMVQTDMKRLIAYSSVSHMGFVMLGMFALNFQGVQGAIIQMINHGLSTGALFLIVGLIYDRRHTRQISEFGGLSKQMPVYSTLFAIIMFSSMGLPGLNGFIGEFLILVGAFKVNYVYAAFAVTGIVLGAAYMLWLFQRTMFGALENPKNANLPDLSARELTTLVPIVIMCFWIGLYPSPFLSRTEASVNYVLARVHKTVTTTEPYLSESTPPAAGQVEVASEPGHEGSVLPVKGSAASHVEGSR encoded by the coding sequence GTAGCCGACCTCCTGGTGTCCCTCTGGATCCCGGCCTACTTCGACTCGACGACTGCGGAGATGCAGTTTGTGGAGAAGGTCTCCTGGATTCCCTCGATTGGTGTGACCTACTTCTTCGGTCTCGACGGGATCACCCTGTGGCTGGTCATGTTGACCACATCCCTCTCCGTTATTACGGTCGTCTGTTCATGGGAATCGGTGAGCATGAGGTTGAAGGAGTATTATGCCTTCATGCTGATGCTGGAGACCGGCATGCTCGGGGTCTTTTTCTCTATGGACTTCTTTCTCTTCTACATCTTTTGGGAAGTGATGCTGGTCCCGATGTATTTCCTGATCGGTATCTGGGGAAGCGATCGCCGCCTGTACTCGGCCATCAAGTTCTTTCTGTATACGCTGTTCGGCGGCGTCATCATGCTGCTGGGGATCCTTGCCGTCTACTTCTATCACGGCGCCGAGACGGGAACCTACACGTTTGATATTTTTGAGTTGATGAAGGTGTCGTATCCATCGACTCCTGTTGTGACGCTGCTGGGCATCCCGTTGTCGTTTCAGGACCTGGTCTGGCTGGCCTTCTTTTTGGGCTTCGCCATCAAGGTCCCGATGTTTCCCTTCCATACCTGGCTGCCTGACGCGCACACCGATGCCCCGACGGCGGGCAGTGTCATTCTAGCCGGTGTCCTTCTGAAGATGGGAACATACGGTTTCATCCGGTTCAACCTGCCGATGCTTCCGGAGGCCACCCAACACTTTGTTCCGATGATTATGACCCTGTCGATCATCGCGATTATCTACGGCGCGTTGGTCTGTATGGTTCAGACCGACATGAAGCGACTGATCGCCTACAGCTCTGTCAGCCACATGGGGTTTGTGATGTTGGGCATGTTCGCCCTGAATTTCCAGGGAGTTCAGGGCGCCATTATCCAGATGATCAACCACGGCCTCTCAACCGGCGCGCTCTTCCTGATCGTGGGTCTGATCTATGATCGCCGACATACGAGACAGATCTCGGAGTTTGGGGGCCTATCCAAGCAGATGCCGGTCTACTCCACCCTCTTTGCGATCATCATGTTTTCTTCGATGGGACTCCCCGGACTGAACGGCTTCATCGGAGAGTTTTTGATTCTGGTCGGCGCGTTCAAGGTCAATTATGTCTATGCTGCCTTTGCCGTGACCGGAATCGTGCTCGGCGCGGCCTATATGCTGTGGCTCTTTCAGCGGACCATGTTCGGGGCGTTGGAAAACCCCAAGAATGCGAATCTTCCCGACCTGAGCGCCAGGGAGCTCACCACCCTTGTGCCGATCGTGATTATGTGTTTCTGGATCGGTCTCTACCCATCTCCATTCCTGAGTCGGACAGAGGCGTCGGTCAATTATGTTCTGGCGCGGGTGCATAAAACGGTCACGACTACCGAACCATACCTGAGCGAGTCAACACCGCCCGCCGCAGGCCAGGTCGAAGTCGCCTCTGAGCCCGGTCACGAGGGGTCAGTCCTCCCCGTCAAGGGATCTGCGGCCAGCCACGTCGAAGGATCTCGATGA